GATGAGTGCCTGGCTCGAGCTGTATATGCCACCGGCTCACCCCTCATGCTCAGTGAGAATGTGTACTGGAAGAGATGTTTCAATGTTATTTGCCCTGGATACTCTCCTCCAAACAGAGATGCTCTGTCTACTAATTTACTGGAAGCTGAGTTCAACAGAGTGCAAGGAAAGGTGAAGGAAACAATAGAGAAGGCAGACAGTGTTGCTGTTGTCTCCGAAGGGTGGTCAAATGTACAAGGGGATGGCATCATAAACTACATAGTCTCTACTCCTCTACCATTGGTTTTCAAGACGACAGACAaaaaggacaacacacacacgagcacgcaCATTGCTGATGAGCTGAAGGCTGTAATCAATGACGTTGGACCACAGAAGGTGTTTGCTGTTGTTACTGATAGTGCTGCAAACATGAAGGCTGCCTGGGCACAAGTGGAGGAGGCCTACCCTCACATTACACCTATTGGGTGCATGGTTCATGGGCTTAACCTACTCATCAAGGACATCATGAGTTTGCAAACAATGGAAACACTATACAAGACAGCCAAGCAAGTTGTACAGGATGTCAGGAGCAAAGAGGAAGTGTCAGCAACCTACAGCAataaaaatacaaagaaaaataactcCACACTGAAACTGACCTGCAACATTAGATGGGCTGGGGTTGTCACCATGTACAGCAACCTTCTGAAAGACAAGGAGTCTCTGCAAGAAATGGCAAGATCACAGTCTGTGGAAATTGAAATCTCCATCAGGAAAATACTGCTTGATGAtgtgttttgggagagagtggttcGCAATCTTACGCTACTCTCACCGATCGCATTTGCCATTGATCAGATTGAAGGAGAGGATGCTGTCTTGTCAGATGTTCTCAGGCTTTTTGCTGATTTAAAAGACAAAATCAGCACAGCCCTCCCTTCAGCCTTGCTACTCAACACAGAGGAGACGGCAGTTGTTCGATTTCTGGAGCTGTGTGGAGAGTTTTGTATCAAGCCAATTCACGCTGCAGCATACATGCTGGATCCAAAGCATATTGGGAAACAAATACTTTCTGGAGAACAGATCAACAGCGCATACTATGTGATTTCTACCCTCTCACACCACCTCAATCTTGATGAGGGCAAAGTTCTGGCAAGTCTGGCAAAGTTTTCTACCAAGCAAGGCCTTTGGAATGGGGATGGGATATGGCAATCATGCCAGCACATTTCTCCCTACACCTGGTGGAAGGGTCTCTGTGCATCTGAGGCCCTGTCACCCATCGCCTCTGTGATCCTTCagatcccaccaacatcagcagCTTCTTTGCGCCTCAGAGCATTCTTTGGGAAAACCAAAACAAAGGTGGGCAACAGTTTAACAAACAACAGAGTGGAGAAATTGGTGGCTATTAGGGCGAACCTTAACCTTTTTGAGCCAGGAACAGAACTAGGGTCCAGCACACAGCTTCAGAGTGACACAAAGGAGGACATGGACATTAAATCAGAGTCTGAGTGAACAACTAAGGATGAAAAAAGGACAAAATATGAACAACGAGCTTAATAAGTGGACAGGTCATTTTTTTTACAATGTACAATGTTAGGCTACTGTTGGATTCTAGCTTG
This is a stretch of genomic DNA from Oncorhynchus clarkii lewisi isolate Uvic-CL-2024 chromosome 17, UVic_Ocla_1.0, whole genome shotgun sequence. It encodes these proteins:
- the LOC139371040 gene encoding uncharacterized protein, whose translation is MPRLVSDVWKHFTPAINDDGKTMYMCNYCTKQYVKNATKLQVHLTKCKNATLYQSAQEPLFCHTMEDHSQKNADECLARAVYATGSPLMLSENVYWKRCFNVICPGYSPPNRDALSTNLLEAEFNRVQGKVKETIEKADSVAVVSEGWSNVQGDGIINYIVSTPLPLVFKTTDKKDNTHTSTHIADELKAVINDVGPQKVFAVVTDSAANMKAAWAQVEEAYPHITPIGCMVHGLNLLIKDIMSLQTMETLYKTAKQVVQDVRSKEEVSATYSNKNTKKNNSTLKLTCNIRWAGVVTMYSNLLKDKESLQEMARSQSVEIEISIRKILLDDVFWERVVRNLTLLSPIAFAIDQIEGEDAVLSDVLRLFADLKDKISTALPSALLLNTEETAVVRFLELCGEFCIKPIHAAAYMLDPKHIGKQILSGEQINSAYYVISTLSHHLNLDEGKVLASLAKFSTKQGLWNGDGIWQSCQHISPYTWWKGLCASEALSPIASVILQIPPTSAASLRLRAFFGKTKTKVGNSLTNNRVEKLVAIRANLNLFEPGTELGSSTQLQSDTKEDMDIKSESE